The Apus apus isolate bApuApu2 chromosome 1, bApuApu2.pri.cur, whole genome shotgun sequence nucleotide sequence tatatatatatatatggcatCCTCAATGCAAACAAAACAGCCAGGGCTTATCAGACCTACTGCCCATATGCTGCAGGAAAATCTGAAGGCAGAACAGATAATCTTGCACAAGCACAACAAGTGTGGACCcatcaaatatttcttttgtgcTATGGAGCTGATCTTGGTGGTAGATGTCTAGAAATGGTCAGAAGAATTGCTGAGgtccatttttttttgtgttggctAGAGTAGTTAAGTGGAAAAGACAGACTGGCCAAAGCAATTTGAGTGTAAAAAGGCTCTAAAACAGGCCTCACAGAGTTAAACATTAGCAGGGCAAGTTAACCTTACTTCTCagcttccctttcttcttttttcatcttcttctcctcttcagttATTCCTCCCAGCTGTCTGTAGTTGCTGTAGGCAATTTCAAGAAGTTGCTGAAGTTCTTGAATCTTGTGATAGGCCCGTACTGTAAGACAGAGTTCTCCAGGTAGGTGAGATGCATGGTGAGGACAGTCATGCTGGAATCCAGTAGTCTGGAAAATAGTCTCACAAACACAGAGCAGGAATCACATCGCTCAGCAAATCCTGAGCTACACCTAACACCCACACAGCAAACAGATCTCAGAAATAAGCAGCAATCCAATATGATTTCACCAACACggattaaaacattttaacaacTATGTTCTGCCTTCTGCTGTGCTAATTTTCCACAATTACTTTCAATGCTCAGTGGCACTGATATCATGTCAACTATCTTATCTCAAAAGGTCACAGCAGTTGGCAGAAACTGTGCAACTAGGACTATGATGCCTTGAGACCAGCTTTTCAAATAAGGAGTGATGGAAAGACAGTGCTTACTGCGTGCgttcctcttctctgctttaCCCAGGGTTAAATCTTCTTTGCTATCTGTACTCCCTTCCACACCATGTCTTTCAAAAAACTGGATGTTGTTTGCATCTAGTTCTTCATCACTAGAGTTACTGTCTCCAGTTCTTTGTGTCAAAAGCTccacagctgccagctgggcaAATCTGCACAGAGAACAGTTAACCTACACTGAAATACCCCCATCATATGGAAAATGTAGCCCTGCATGTGATAGAAACTCTCTGAAACTCTTCATGTTCCCATTTATCAGAGGGGAGCTCAGGATTAAAGGAAGCACTGGTACAAAAAACATGACCAGCTAATCTGCTTTCTGTAGTATTTTGATGGCATGAGCTCTGGAATCTTATGACAATTACTCCCACATCAGATGTATCTCTTcctttgcagattttttttaattgaatctCACCAGAAACTGCATCATTTTCATTAATGCAAACATCATCTGGCCTTTGCTAGCTCTCATTTACTTTGTACAGCTGGGATATAACAGCCCATAGCTTCCCTTTGCAGATGAGCTAGTTTTCAACTTTTACATCTGATCTtgctcaagaaaaaaatgtggaaattaAAACCTTTAACAGCTACAATGGAGCTTTGCTTATCAGAATGGGAATTCATGGGCCTGATCTGCTCTTCCACCATCACTGAAAATCAAGAGTCATTCCAACAAAGTTGACATGATGTTGATTTATAAACACTAAGTAATAAATGACAGAGCTACAGGATATGTACCTCTTGGCTACATCCTTTGGAGTCTCTCCAGCATCATTTGTAATGTCACAGTTGGCTCCCATTTCAATCAACCACTGTAGGCAATGGATATGACCCTGTCCAGCAGCTAAGGAGAGGAAGGTGCACACAAGCGAGTTACAAACAACTGAAGTGTTTCAAACCCAAAATGTCATCATTTGATCATTATTTGACATGTCAGAGGTCGGGTTCACTAAGACACCACAGGGGAGATactgtttaaggccaggttggatgaagaTTTgtgcaacctggcctagtgggaggtgttcctgctcatacCAGAGAGtttggaatctgatgatctttaaggtcccttccaaccttaaccattccatgattctatttcAAGAGAAGCCTCTATTTCAGGATGCTCAAGTCACATGGGTACCTGCAGTTTTGGGGAAGATCAtgcagtggggttttttgactCTCTCAAGTTCCAGAAATTTACTGGCAACTCTTCCTGAACATGAGTTAAACTAAACTTGCCCAGTCTCATGTGCAGAGTATCAGACACACAAGCAACTGCTGCCTCACACTCTCTTGCAGTAAAGCCTGGATTATGTCACAGATTTGCAGCAAAGCACTGTCACTTCTTTCTGGCTCAGGGCTCCCTATGGGGAAACAGCTGGTTGCCCTGATCCGTGGTGTGTGGTGCTGTCTCATGGAGGAGAGAAGCCAGGGCTTTGTTGCTGTAGCTGTAGGTACATCTTTTCTTGGGCCAGACACTCAAggcaagggaggggattgtctactctgcactggtgtggcctcacctcgagtaccGCATGcaattttgggcaccacaatatagaaaggacatcaagctattggaaagtgtccagaggagagccacgaggaagggtctggatggggtgacttatgaggagcagctgaggtcacttggattattcagcttggagaagaggaggctgaggggtgacctcactgcagtctatggcttcctcacaaggggaagagatggggcaggtcctgatctcttcaatCCTGTGACCTATGACAAGactcaggggaggtttaggctggatatcaggaaaaggtttttcacctatagggtgactgagcactggaacaggctccccagggaagtggtcacagcaccaagcctgcctgagttcaagaagggtctggatggtactctcaggcacatggtgtgattcttggggtgtcCTATACAGGGACAGGAGTGGGAcctgatgatcctgatgggtcccttccaactcagcagattctatgattctcagcTGCAGCCTAACCCAACAGCTTTGCCTAATCATGATCTGGCATGGCTCCTGCTCATCCCACATGGTGCCAGGAAATGATGTCTCAAATATGGAAGACAGTATTTGACATGTCTAGCTGAATCCTGCAAGCAGTCTTTCTCAAGGAAGAATAAATACACTTCTTGACAGCACCCCCTCTGGATGTTTGCcagatttgttttcttactgAGACAAGGAAATGAAATCACAATCAGCAGCAGGATTTCCCCATAATTCCAGTATTGCACATAAAGATTGGGGATGAAACAATTGTAGGTTAGCACAATTCCAAGAAATGTGGTGGGAGATAATatagaaaacactttttaaagcaaggcatacatttttataatgagaactttaattatgttttttttttaagattctaCCATTTATATCTATTTGAAAAGAAGTGTGGGAAATAGTGTTAAAAGCATATTGCAAGAATacctccctcttcctttcctatcccatttcttctttcagacaTTACTATGAAACCCTCAGACACAAAAGGACCCTTTTTCTGTAATGCTCATGCTCCTCTACATATCAAGATGCCAGATACCAAAAGTTTACCTTCCTTCACAGCCTCCTACCAGCTGACTTTGTTATGGTTTTTACAACAGAACTGACATGTTCAGTAAATAAAGGTGCAGGCCACAATGCAGATCATGCTTATAACTTGCTAGTCAGTGTTTCTAAGTCACATGTCACCTAATTGAAAATGACTTAGTTTGTAGTTTAgatgttgttttctctttaatacAAACTCTCCTTTCTTCAGCttggttattttgtttttaaagtgacaTCTATGCACATATACAtcacaaaaatatgtttttcaggGTTGCCCTTCCGAGCCCTCAAGAAATGAGATGCTGTTTTTCAATAAGATTTTCTGATGAGCAGCCACTTGAAAAACTAAGTAAACAAGTCAGCAACAACCAGTaacaagctgaaacacagatCATCATTACTGACCTTTGTGCATGAGAGTGGATCCCTTATCATCCCGCTCATTAATATTGATTACTCCACTTCTCACTAATCTTCTAAGCACTAATAAGTCCcctttgaaagcagcagcatgggcTGGGAAAgccaaaactgaaaatgaaatggaCACAGATGCCAGTAATTCCACTAAACAATGTCTCACTACTTGCCTCTCTAGTAGCAACTTATGCACGGACGTAAGTTCATAGCTGCAGTTAGAAAGGTTATTGTCCCCCTTAATAAATTGAAATGCAGCTGCATAACTAGCAGGTTTCATCATAGACCTGACTAAATATGTCTTGGTTATGGCTACAGGCATTTTATACagttaagaaattaatttcatatgCCTGGAATAAAAAGTATACCTTTATTTTACAGCTGATGTTGTATTACTGGATGTAACTGGAGTCATCTCCCTGGTTTGAATTTTATAATCTAATCAAATGCAAAagctattttactttttcttgctTAAAAACTACccatacagatttttttttttaactattttttataGTACTGACATATATACTTATATGTATAATGAGAAAAGACTAACAGATAAAGACAGTAAGTGCCTGGAAAAAGCGCAGAGGTGAAGGTGCACTTCTCATATCCTTGCTCTGTGAAGGTTCTCCCCACAGTCCTTGACACACTTGCATCCCTCAGCTGTTCTGACTGCAGCAATACTGCTGGTTAGTGAGTAACTTTCATTTCAGTGGGACATTTCCAGGCTAAGTTGCTATTCAATGCAAGTAAGAGATGCTGAGCAGGCAAATCTGGAAACTCATTACAATTATACAGCTCTTCTGGATGTCTACTCAAGTCTAAGAAGAACATGTGTAACTTGGTATTCATAGTGCAATACAGTACaagttttatttcaataatGGGCAAACCTCAGACACTTCATACTGAGTGTCCCAATATTTAGTCATCAGTGAGTATATCAAGCATGGAAGGGGGCAGCTCTTCCTTACACTGGTTATTTAAATGCTCATACAATTTTCAGAATGAATTATTTCTATAGAATTACACTGCCTGTTTTAGCAGTATCTTGATCCATACTTACCTTCCTGTGCCTTTGGATgctcctcctctttttccagACCATCAATATATTGCAAAATATTATCTTTATAGAATCGTTGAGCCAAGTCCCTTGGAGTCTCTCCATGGTCATTCCTGGCTTTCAGTGTGTGCATGACACTGGCCATTTTACTGACCAAGAACTTAAAGCAATGCAAGTGTCCTTCCACAGCTGCTAGATGAGCTATAAGAACAAGGTCAAACAGGGCACGTTAGAGCCTTGCCTGCTCACCAGGCAAGCAGTGCCCTCACCACTACTTAGATCTACCTTGTCTACCAGCACTTGAACCATCCAACATAGCACAAGCAGGAGCAGCCTCATCTGGATAGGGAATGCTCAGCTCCTATCCAGGATAGAGATGAACTCTTTGCAAAGGAGGTAAAGGAGTCCAGGATAGGATCTGCAAAGAAGATTCCCTGGCAGAGCCAACTGCAGACACTGCCAAGAAACCACTGAGCACTAGCTAGGAGAGTGTGCCACTGGGGTCTCGTCTTCCCTTGGAAGCAGGTCTCACCCCTTGGCAGCTGTTTGACTTAATTGTCTTCAGAATATTCATTACAAAGGGCCAGCAAGGAATGTCCTTGATTAGCAATTAGGGCCATTCCTGCTTTTGTGCTGCCACAAACAAGTTGCACCACACCCTTAGTTACCCCACCTATAAAATGTGGACAGTGACAATCACTTTACTGGGTAAAGTATTTGAAGGCATGTCCCATGACAGAGGCTTCTATTCACAGTACTTCTATTAAACATTGTTTTCCTTCAACTGTTGTAGACAACTGGTGTGTGGAGGAGCTGCTACACCTCACCACGGCAGTTACTGCTTCCCTGTGGGGGTCAAGTGGCTCCTTCCCTGTCCTTTAGTCTACACTCAGGCTTAGATATTTGATAGTACTAGAGTGGCTGGGCCTATAACAAAGTAAGAGGTACAAAACACGTgctcattattttgaaattagtAGTATTCTATAGTCTCACTAATGAGAAGAAGTTgccaaataaatgtttattatgTGTTATCACTCCATGAAAATGCTCTGTAAAAGCTGGCTGATGTTCTACAGGCCAAAGGGTTAGTTTGTCTCCAGGTAAGAATCTCATTAGCTTCATAGTTAATAAACAATATACCCAGGACCAAAATAACCCCATGTCACTTCAGTTAATTTTTGGCACATGCAAATTCTATATTGCAAACCATCTACAGCCTTCCAGGGCATAATTGCTCTGCAAGGTGATATAAATTTGTTTTATGGCAAGATGACAATACTTAGGTACAAACAATTGCTAAAATTTAACATGACAAAATCTGAACTTCACCAAAATCAGGGCAGTTTTTCCCATTGTCTTAGTTATATTCAGTTAGTTACTCAGGGATAAGTGAAAAGAAGAGGTACCTTCTTAAAATTAAGTACTGATTACTAGTCATCTGGTGAAAAACTGACTCAACCCTTGTGAGTCCTCTTTCAGATACCTAAAATCTCTGGGGTAAAACTTCACCTTTGGGAATGAAACTTTTTAAATGATTATTCAGATGCCTGTCCTGTGCAGGAAATGGTTGCAAAAGCTCAATGTTTTCTGCAAAGAGGCAAGGGGAGAACATATTAAAGAGTTTTATTCTGTCTGTGTCTTTTTGCACAGTTTCAGTGggatgctggggaaggagctTTTCATAGGTGGCTTTTAACTTGTGTGTTTCTTAGTGGCTAGAATATGCTTAGTAGCATATTTAGTGGTGCCACACCAGCCTCAGGCATGCTAAGCACTTGCAGCTGAGATGAAAGCCAAAGAGCACTGTGATGTCAACACAAAACATGTGGCTTAATGCTGAGAACTTTAAAACCCCCTCATCTCAGGCAACACGAATATGCAGTGGGTAGTTGCTGTTGGTATCCcaacttctctgtattttatctAGCCTTTTATACAATCAGGCTAACACTACTGGCTCCTCTCAAAGTGGTGAGTGAAAAAACAGTGTCTGTGAAAAATTCAGATGTTGTGCtacaattaaattaatattacaTTTAGAACAGGTTTAACTAGTGAGCAATAAAAGAAGCATGGATATGGCCAAAAActgaataaagaaagaaaaaaaatattgacttAATAAGCACAGCCCATTCTGTACATTGAATGAGtcacatttttcaaaagtattaGCATGTTATAGGTAAATGAAGCCTCTAGTGTAATACACACATGAAAAAGCTGCAGCCAGTTTTTAAGTTTTCAGTGTATGGAGCTGCAATCCCAGTTAGCTTCTTCTGGTAGACTCTTAGGAAACATTACAGCACTGTCCAGCTACTCTTGAAGCTAACATAGGTAAAGATTATTTAAGTTCACTCTTTCACAAGCTGAGGAAAAGCTGGTCTGTACAGCACAGCACTTTTATTAATCTTTTACTAGCAATGTTCCAAAGCATTTTCTTGCCTTCGAATGATACTATGATcaaatgaaacagaacaaaggctGGAGGATCAATCTTCTGCAGatgccaaaaaaacaacaaaattttTCTACAAACCAGCACGTAAGTAGAACTGTGCTGGCATTTGCCACCTCTCCACAGAAGCCTGTTATAAGGGAAGTGTTCCCAACTGCAAATAAAGCTACCTTCTGTGCTGCCATCACAGTGCCTCACATCTTGACCCCTCATTGCTAATACACCAGATGTCCTGCTGGGATGCAAGAGCCTCACATCCTTTAACAAGACCCAGATATGCAAAACTGAGCATAGATAGCAGTTTACTAGGTAAGTGGTGCTTAACAGAGGGTAAAAGATTTTAAGAAGGgatttgaaaatattaactcTATACaagttataaagaaaaaaaaaatgccatttggaACAAATAATGTGAAAAACCATAAGAAGGAATATGCTAAAAGGGAAGGAATTATATGAGAACACAGGGTATGAACAACAACAAGGTACAGAGGATATTGAGGTAGTGGTGTGGTAAGCAGAGGGACTCTGGAGAAACTAGGAAGAGCAAGGAACAAACGTTGTCCATTTTTTGTGCTAGAGCAGCAACACTTGTGATTACGAAAAGAGTAAAGATTACAGTTAACACAGAATACTGATATTCCAGAAACCAAGATGAAGAAATCACAGGTAGATGAGAACAAGCATTTTAACAAATCAGTTAAGAAACAGTGGGATTAAAAAACCTGCAAATGAACATGCCAGAATCTGATCACACTGGCACAGCCATTAAAGCTGGGCACAAAGTCAAAAAGGAGCATAGCAGCATAGAGCAGCTGAGACTGCCTCCTGCTCCACCTACCCTTCTCCTCCTGTGACCTCCACTGGCACATCCACTCTATCACATGCAGAGAGGCTGCCCAACTACCTACACAGTGCTCTCAGCCAGGCCCAGCCTGCTCCCTGTTCCTGCACCTGTGAGCTCAGATCcttgccaccagcagcaggaagcaaacAAGATCCTATCACTGACAGACACATACTTTGGATTTTATAAATTCCCTCATCATTATAAAATTGGAATAACAATGGTGACCACACAGAATCAACTAGCAAATGCTGCTGGTGTGCAGTATTTATAATTTGCTACAATTATGATATCACACAAAACTGTAACCAAACTATATGATTTATCCTGATGTACCTGGAAGGTTTCCATTGTTATCCACATCATCTATACATGCTCCCCATCTAACAAGGAGCTGCAAACACCCCAAGCGACCATGGAAAGCAGCGTAATGAACAGGCTTCCAGTCATTCCTGTCTGAAACATTTACATcctaaaatgaaagcaagaagtTAATTAATTGGTTTCTGCATCTCAGACACACGACAAATTTTATAAATAGTACTCAGCTGTTCATTGTGTTAAAttatggaaataaaatcaaataactTTATTCAAAGTTTATTCAACTGCCAGGTAGGCAGTTCTCATTCCCACATAGATATTTTTGACAgattattgattttattttaaaaatatacatataaagGATGCTTTTTTAGACATACTTCTATCACTGCATTGGTCATTATCCCTTAATATGCACctagattaattttatttctgtttatgtCTCTTTTCCTATAGAAGATTTGTACAACTGCAAAAAAAGACACCCACCACAATGCCTGATCTTCATTTAATAACACCCTCAGCAGAACATGGTTTACTCATGTGGTTGATTCTCTCTAGATTTCCGGATCATTTCCCTCATGATTTAtgattaaaaagtaaaaataaattcagcaaCAAGAACATACTAGTAATTAATCTACTGTCCTCAATCTCAGTTTAATCTGGGGGTAAAAGCCTCTCACCACGCCGCTTCGCAGCAGGGTTTGCAAGGTGTAAGACTGCCCGTGTGCTGCAGCCAGGTGTGATGGTGTGCACCCACGATCATCTTGAGCTTCTGGGTTTGCTCCACTTCTTAACAAAGcctagaagaaaagcaaagcagaagctcAGTTCACAAGCAGAAAAAGCGAATATTGCCTAGCAGGATGACTTGAGGTGATCAGCAGGATCACCCTGGGCTGACCTCAGGGCCCTGACACTACACAGAACAGATCCGTGCACAGATAGCGCAAACGAGGGTACTGGTTTTCGCAAGAGTGACTTGATTCCAGATGTAAGGACATCAAGATGAGATACTCATAGCTCCATTAGGAGCTCTCTCAGCTGATCTTCATAATGAATTTGTCCAAATGGAAGAACTGCCCTGCTTACTGTCCCTTGAGAGTGAATGTTGACACGTACCTGCACGCAAGCATCCTGACCTCGGAGAGCCGCAAGGTGAGCTGCAGTCCAGCCCCCGACAGTTCTGAGTGCTGTATCAGCTCCGTGCCAGAGCAACCAGTGGAGGCACTGCTCAATCAAAACCAGCCTTTAATTTAACCATATCATCTGTTTAAGGCACATCTTAACTGCAACCTATCACCCTGCGTTACATTTCAAAACGGTATTGGAATACTTTGTTATTGAAATACAACACCCCAGAGCATGGCTCAGCCAGACCATGCGCACTAGGAACTTACAGGCTGTTGGACTTTCCAAGTTTCACCCAAGTGTGCAAATAACCTACTAATTCAAAACCTAACACTGATTTTACAGTAAAGTTCCTTAATTTCACTCTTCCAGATTTAAACTGTCATCTGTGAGAGTATTTAAAAGGCATGAGgtaaaagcactggaaaaaaacagctaaaactactggcaggaaaaaaagcctcattTAATGTATTAGGCTTCTTAGGTGTACACAATCCCATCTCTCCTTTCATGCTTCCATAGCTTAGTTTTGCTTATTCACCTTTTTTCAGCATATACTTGGCTTGCAATGGAAAGCTTTATGGACTACCCAAAACTAGCTTGAGGGGCAGTTACAGCTTTCTGTTCTACATTATGATGATTTATTATCTTATTTTAGGCCAGTGTGCCATTCTGGTTCCTCTGCTGTTCCCACCAAGGAGCTTAGCAACAAACAGATGACAGGTGATTCAATGAAGTCTAATCCATTGACTGCAAAGTAGGAGAGTCAAATGAAAAATGGTAATATTATAGAGGCAGAAAAGGGTGGGTTAACAATCTGTTTTCAGGGTTGAAAACATTCAGCATTCTCTTGATAGTTTCTGTGCATTCCAGTAAGAGCACTGCATGTATCTCTGGATTTTAGCAAGAACTTTACATTCTTTTCTTTGGGACAAGGATTTTTACATGGTTAATCATGGCCTTGTTGCTTCAAGGTTAGATCTCTATGAAGATTGTATGACAAGGCTGCAACAAGAAGGTGAATGCTGTGCCAGACACAGCAGCTTAGTCCTGGAAGTTCAAAACACTCATGTAAGAACCTGCTGATTTCTCCATCAATAGTCAATGgacttatttattaaaataaaatgtattaggACTGTTTCTAAGAGAGTGAGGCATGGGACAGGACATTGGTAAAGAGAATTAACATGTTTTCATGTCACTTCTCACCTGTTCCAATCACATGCAGAACATTTTACAGGATTTTCTAGATGTCCCAAGAGAGGATGGAAACACAGTAGGGGCACCACAGGGCACACTTTGCTCCGAGTAAGAAAAtcaataattttgtaaaatctGGCAACATTAACTACTAGGGGCatcaaaaaggcaaaataaaaacctaaaatCCTGTAGTTCTGCTCTTGATCAATGTATTTCATGAGAAAATCCAGTAGAGATTGTGATTTCCTGCGATCAAATCTGGCAATTTTGTGTCCAGCTTCTCCCAAAGAAATAAATCATTAACCTATAAAACCTTGCTGTCTATGAACATTAACATAATGTTTTACCTCTAGACTTCCAGAGTGTGCAGCACAGTGCAATGGTGTGAATTTGTGGGCTAAATCCATCTCATTAATACCAGCTCCACTTTTTATCATTGTTGCAAGCTGTTCCACATCACCAGCTTTCACTGCCTCGTGTACACTGGTATAATTTTGCTTATTCTTGACAGCTACTGAGGAATAATAAAAGGGCATTAGTCAGTTCAGCAACATTTAAGAGATAGGAAATGAGTGATGAATCAAATATCAGGGTGTCAGCTTCTCAGGAACCAAGCAAAATGTTTGGAGTAACTGGGAGACTGAGAAATCCTAAGTCACTTCTGTTTGTCAGAAACAGCAACATGCAAAAACCTGAGACAGCCATGCCCCTCCAGCCCTGGAAAAGAGCCCCAAAGAGTAAGAGCCAGAAGAAAGATGACCAGAAGCACAgcaagagcaggaaggagagctgctccagctaTGAATGCAAATGTTGGAGCAGGTCTACCCCAACACTGGCTCTCTTCTGAAACTGCAGGCATCACAAACTCTTTCATTTATCACATTCTCAAGTATGGCACCAAGGAGGCTTTGCTCTCAAACATCAGTTCCCAGGTGTTCCACGTGGCCATGCTCCTGCATCTGCTGCCCAAGGACTTGGCACAGCACCACACAGCACAATGGAGGGTACCAGAGCCTTCACCAAGTGAGCATACCATGTAATTGCTCTTGACTGAGCTACATGGATCATCTTCAGGACAAGCTGATGTCAAAATTAAAGCTGTTGTAAAACAACAGCTCTTCATATATCATGTTAGTAATCCTGCATTGCTCTCTTGCTAGAACAACAGCATTGCTCTGTCACAGCACACTGTTAGCAGCCTGATGTTTTGCTCCTACCAAAGTCAACACCATTTCCATTGACTCCAGTAGCACAGAATCAAGCTTGACCTACAGAAGAAGTggggtcaaaaaaaaaaaaaatccatcaccAGGCCATGGAATCAAATAACCTGTGTTCTCCTTCAGGCCTTTCCACCTATTAGCTACTGGACACATTGGAAACATACtggaaactggaaaaattaGTGACTGGAAACAATGATGGGAGTTATATATCCAAACCTCCTTGCAACATCTTAATATCTTgccaaaacagaaatatgtaaGTAGATACAATGGCTGAGGGGGCTGACTTCAGATAGCAAAGTGTCAGAGGAATCTAAAACAATTAGTAATCACCTTCTAGAGCAGTCATCATTCCGGTACCAAAATGCACTGGCACTGTTCCATAAGATTTCACACTGTTAAAACTCTGGAAGAGGTGGGCTACTGTTTTGCAACTCAAGCAAGCCTGAAAATGTAGGTATTAAGGTATTCGTGCCTCCATTTCTCCACCTGTGGGGAAAAAACGGTAGTAGAAGTAAAAATCGTTACGCAAtgtgagattaaaaaaagaaataatataagTGAGATATTGGATTGATACATTTGTGATATGTGTAAAAAAGTACTAAATACAAGTAGAAACAAACTGTGCAGTTTACCTGTGCCTGTTTT carries:
- the ANKRD42 gene encoding ankyrin repeat domain-containing protein 42 isoform X3, which produces MMTALEAVKNKQNYTSVHEAVKAGDVEQLATMIKSGAGINEMDLAHKFTPLHCAAHSGSLECLHWLLWHGADTALRTVGGWTAAHLAALRGQDACVQALLRSGANPEAQDDRGCTPSHLAAAHGQSYTLQTLLRSGVDVNVSDRNDWKPVHYAAFHGRLGCLQLLVRWGACIDDVDNNGNLPAHLAAVEGHLHCFKFLVSKMASVMHTLKARNDHGETPRDLAQRFYKDNILQYIDGLEKEEEHPKAQEVLAFPAHAAAFKGDLLVLRRLVRSGVININERDDKGSTLMHKAAGQGHIHCLQWLIEMGANCDITNDAGETPKDVAKRFAQLAAVELLTQRTGDSNSSDEELDANNIQFFERHGVEGSTDSKEDLTLGKAEKRNARIRAYHKIQELQQLLEIAYSNYRQLGGITEEEKKMKKEEREAEKTVKQLEAQLEHERVRREKLESQLDGCRAEINRLRESLEKTRVPSALPLEAETITKSCKEKKKVTKKPACSPGGVCVRLR
- the ANKRD42 gene encoding ankyrin repeat domain-containing protein 42 isoform X2 produces the protein MMTALEVAVKNKQNYTSVHEAVKAGDVEQLATMIKSGAGINEMDLAHKFTPLHCAAHSGSLECLHWLLWHGADTALRTVGGWTAAHLAALRGQDACVQALLRSGANPEAQDDRGCTPSHLAAAHGQSYTLQTLLRSGVDVNVSDRNDWKPVHYAAFHGRLGCLQLLVRWGACIDDVDNNGNLPAHLAAVEGHLHCFKFLVSKMASVMHTLKARNDHGETPRDLAQRFYKDNILQYIDGLEKEEEHPKAQEVLAFPAHAAAFKGDLLVLRRLVRSGVININERDDKGSTLMHKAAGQGHIHCLQWLIEMGANCDITNDAGETPKDVAKRFAQLAAVELLTQRTGDSNSSDEELDANNIQFFERHGVEGSTDSKEDLTLGKAEKRNARIRAYHKIQELQQLLEIAYSNYRQLGGITEEEKKMKKEEREAEKTVKQLEAQLEHERVRREKLESQLDGCRAEINRLRESLEKTRVPSALPLEAETITKSCKEKKKVTKKPACSPGGVCVRLR
- the ANKRD42 gene encoding ankyrin repeat domain-containing protein 42 isoform X4, coding for MMTALEVAVKNKQNYTSVHEAVKAGDVEQLATMIKSGAGINEMDLAHKFTPLHCAAHSGSLEALLRSGANPEAQDDRGCTPSHLAAAHGQSYTLQTLLRSGVDVNVSDRNDWKPVHYAAFHGRLGCLQLLVRWGACIDDVDNNGNLPAHLAAVEGHLHCFKFLVSKMASVMHTLKARNDHGETPRDLAQRFYKDNILQYIDGLEKEEEHPKAQEVLAFPAHAAAFKGDLLVLRRLVRSGVININERDDKGSTLMHKAAGQGHIHCLQWLIEMGANCDITNDAGETPKDVAKRFAQLAAVELLTQRTGDSNSSDEELDANNIQFFERHGVEGSTDSKEDLTLGKAEKRNARIRAYHKIQELQQLLEIAYSNYRQLGGITEEEKKMKKEEREAEKTVKQLEAQLEHERVRREKLESQLDGCRAEINRLRESLEKTRVPSALPLEAETITKSCKEKKKVTKKPACSPGGVCVRLR
- the ANKRD42 gene encoding ankyrin repeat domain-containing protein 42 isoform X1 gives rise to the protein MPFYYSSVAVKNKQNYTSVHEAVKAGDVEQLATMIKSGAGINEMDLAHKFTPLHCAAHSGSLECLHWLLWHGADTALRTVGGWTAAHLAALRGQDACVQALLRSGANPEAQDDRGCTPSHLAAAHGQSYTLQTLLRSGVDVNVSDRNDWKPVHYAAFHGRLGCLQLLVRWGACIDDVDNNGNLPAHLAAVEGHLHCFKFLVSKMASVMHTLKARNDHGETPRDLAQRFYKDNILQYIDGLEKEEEHPKAQEVLAFPAHAAAFKGDLLVLRRLVRSGVININERDDKGSTLMHKAAGQGHIHCLQWLIEMGANCDITNDAGETPKDVAKRFAQLAAVELLTQRTGDSNSSDEELDANNIQFFERHGVEGSTDSKEDLTLGKAEKRNARIRAYHKIQELQQLLEIAYSNYRQLGGITEEEKKMKKEEREAEKTVKQLEAQLEHERVRREKLESQLDGCRAEINRLRESLEKTRVPSALPLEAETITKSCKEKKKVTKKPACSPGGVCVRLR